The window GAATCGAACTTACTGGTGCACCGGTATGAAGAAGCTTTTGGCTACTCCATGCCAACATTTCTCACCCACTGGTTCAGCGATACAAAAAACCGTCGCACTTTCATCCTACGTGATGGTTCACTTCTTCGCGGAGCAGTTACGATCAGGCGCTGCGCCGAAGGCTGCAAGGCGGGACCGTTGTTTGCAACAACGGCGGAAGAGGCCAAGCTCTTACTGGCGCACGGCGCATCCGTTTTCGGCGTTGACCAGATAACGATTGATATTCCCGACACCCAATCCCTTCCCTCGGAATTTGAGCGCATTAGTGGCTTGGCGTGCAGCTTCACGACCGCAAGAATGTATCGCGGCACTCCACCGTCGCCTGAAACGAGCTTCGCAGGTCTCGTAAGCACCGCGACACTCGAGTTGGGTTGATTATAGCCCTCCTGTGATCCTTTGCTCTTCTCTCACGGAAAAAATAATTCCCGACCAAAGAACTCGGATTGACAATCCCGACTAATTCAATCAGATTTAATCCAGCGTGTTCCAGCCACTTTTGAAAGGAAGAAGCCCGACGCCGCTTATCAGTCGCAAACTGGAGTGAACCGCGAATGCCGGAAGGACAGGGGGAGACCGAGGATGAGGGCGGCAAGCCATTGGCTAGTCACCGCGTCGATCTCTGTTCCGAAGAAATTCTGGTTCGGTGCTGCGAGATGGAATGGCTGAGCGACCAGATCGCTGCGAACCGTCGGAGGGAAGACAAATGAATATGAATGTCGATCGTAACAGTACTGCGCAGGCTCGCCCCGCGCACCGCGCCGAAGACCTGACCGAAGGATTCGGTCAGGCATCCATTACCTTGGGAGACCAAGTATACACCCTTAGGATCACTAAAGCCGGAAAGTTGATTCTGACCAAATGAACCAGATCGCTCCATCGCGCGGGAGCGTTCCAGTCGGTCACATTTCGGAACTCGACTCCATGGAGGCGGCTTCCGTTCTGTACTTCCGTCTGTGGTTCGACGGTCCGGAATCCCGAAAGAACGTCTGGAACGACTTCGCTACGGCTCTTGGGCCAGAAACCGGAAAAAGGGCGGTGTCCGCACTGGAGGAAATCTGCCGTGCCTGTGTGGATCTGTGCCGTCGTCCAATAATGCGACATCAAGTGACCTGCCAATGCATCGGCGCAGATGAGGCATGTCTGGCCAATCTTGTGGGCGCCGCGACGGACGGACAACGGGAGGATGCATTGCTCCTGTCGTTGCTGTTGTTCGAACCCGATTTTGCGCCGCTGCTCGTTGGCCACGCCGAGAGCCTGGGTACAGCGCTGCGCAAGATGAACCTTGGAAACGCTCCAAGACCAACCCACGCCAACTCCTCAAACAGATCATTACATTGAAGGAACCAGCCATGAGAACTCTCGTACTCAGCGCGATCTGCCTCTCTGCAGGGGCCGCCGCCTCGGCCCAGACAAAGACTGAGGTGCTGAACACATATGCCGATATCGCTCAGGCCGGATATGAAGACAGTCTTGAGACTGCTAAATCACTAAAGGCCGCGGTAGGCAATCTGATCACTGATCCATCGGCGGAAGCACTCCAGGCGGCAAAGGCAGCATGGCTGAAATCCCGAGTACCTTACCAGCAAACTGAAGTTTTCCGCTTCGGCAATGCCATTGTCGACGATTGGGAAGGGAAGGTGAATGCGTGGCCATTGGACGAAGGATTGATTGACTACGTCGAAGGGGAGGCATCCAGCGACGAGAACGATCTCGCTATGTTGAACGTCGTCGCGAATGATACCCTTACGATCTCGGGCAACACGGTTGACGCCTCGGAAATCACCCCCGCCCTATTGGAAGAGACCTTACAGGAAGCGGACGGTGTGGAAGCGAATGTTGCCACAGGCTACCACGCGATTGAGTTTTTGCTCTGGGGGCAGGATCTGAACGGCCATGAAAGTGGTGCAGGACAGCGCAAATGGACAGACTACGCCACTGGTGACGACTGTACAAACGACAATTGTGACCGTCGGGGACAGTACCTGCAGGCCGCGACCGATCTTCTGGTAAGTGATCTTGAGTGGATGTCGGCACAATGGATCGAAGGCGGCGCGGCCCGTACAGAACTGCTTGCCAATGAAGATGCAGGCATTGCGGCTATGCTGACTGGCATGGGTTCCCTGTCCTATGGTGAACAGGCTGGGGAGCGGATGCGTCTCGGCCTGATGCTGAACGATCCCGAGGAAGAGCACGACTGCTTTTCAGATAACACACACAACAGCCACTTCTATGACGGTATGGGTGTCCAGAACGTCTACCTCGGCCAGTATGTCCGCGCCGATGGCACGATGGTCGCCGGCGCTTCCCTCTCCGATCTTGTTTCGGCAACCGATGAGGGACTTGACGCAGAAATGAAAAGCAAGCTGGCAACCACAATGATGGCACTTGGCCGGATAAAGACGGCAGCCGAAGCGGGTTATGCCTATGATCAAATGCTTGAGCGGGGAAACACCGCAGGTGAGGCTCTTGTAATGGGGGGCGTCAACGGTTTGATCGACCAGACCGCGACAATCGAGAAAGTCGTAGGCGTTCTAGGGCTCGATACGATCGCCTTCGAAGGCTCAGACAGCCTTGACGACCCGGAGGCAGTGTTCCAGTAAAAAAGTAGTCTGGAGTTCGTTTAGGGGGCTTCCGGTCAACCGGGAGCCCTGCTTTCGTTTCCAACTCACCGAACAGACCTGATACCAGCCAAAAGCAAGGAATGGATTAGCCCTTCGTGACGACTTTCACCGATTCCAGCCTGCCGTTAGCCACGCTCATGATAATTGCGGCATCGGTGACGCATGCCGATGTACTTTTTGAACCCCACCTGCCCATAGTTCCGAGAACGGCCGACGAAATGCAGCGGGTTACTTCTGTTACCCGACCGGCGACCGATTTTAACAGAGCGCAGAAGTTCGAGGAGCGTTCGGCCGGAGCGGCGACTGTCTACACCAAGGCGGACGCGAACGCATTCTCACATCCCTCGGCCAACCTGACTTTCGAACAGGAATTGGACTTCAAGGTAGGTAATGGCCTGTTCAGGAAAATCTGGGTTTCAGCCCCATCATCTACACTTGCGTCGGACGGCCTCGGGCCGCTGTACAATGCTCGTTCGTGTCAGCGCTGCCACATCAAGGATGGTCGTGGTCATCCTCCTGAAGCTGACGACAGCAACGCAATCTCTATGTTGACGAAAGTGGCAGTCCCGATCGTTGGGGACGACGCTATGGCGGAGATCGAGGCTTACATCGCCACGGCACCTGAACCCACGTATGGATCGCAATTGCAGGATCTTTCTATCGCCGGTTTGCCTTCGGAATACCGGTTAAACGTCTCATATGAGGAGCGACCGGTCGAACTCTCAGGCGGTGAAGTGGTTTCTCTACGCGTGCCGAGCTACACCCCAACCGATCTGGCCTATGGCCCACTGGCCACGGAGGCGATGCTAAGCCCGCGCGTCACGCCGCAGATGATCGGGCTTGGCCTGTTGGAGGCCGTTCCGGCCGCCGACATCCTGGCCTGGGAAGACCCACAAGATGCAAATAATGACGGTGTGTCCGGAAGGGCAAACATCGTCTTTTCCCAAGTCTATGGTGCTCCCATGCTGGGGCGCTTCGGATGGAAGGCTGCAGCCCCAACCATACGCGAGCAATCGGCAGCAGCGTTCTCCAACGATATTGGCATTTCCACTCGATTGCATCCTTCAGGTTGGGGCGACTGTACAACCGCTCAAATTGACTGCCAGAGTGCGATCCACGGAGATGGTGACGACAGGATATTCGAAGCCGACGACCTGGCACTTGATCTGGTGAGCTTCTACAGCCGCAATCTTGGCGTGCCCGCGCGCCGGGATGTTGACACCCCTTCTGTCCTGCGCGGCAAGAAGGTTTTTCACGAAGCGCACTGCGCGACCTGCCACCGTCCTTCGTTCGTCACCCATCGCCTGGAAGGTCACTTACCCCAGAGTTTCCAACTAATCTGGCCATATACGGACATGCTGCTTCACGATATGGGCCCAGGGCTGGCTGACGGCTTCGCAGAAGCGCGGGCGATGGGTCAGGAATGGCGAACACCGCCTCTTTGGGGTATCGGTCTGACGGAAGCTGTCAGCGGTCATACTTACTTTCTTCATGACGGCCGTGCTCGAAACCTCGTAGAGGCTATACTCTGGCATGGGGGTGAAGCCCAAGACGCGCGTGACACCTTTGTCTCCTTGCCTAAGGTCGATCGTGACACACTGATCGTCTTTCTGGAGAGCCTGTAATGATGAAAAAGCTTTGCGCCGCACTCGTTCTATTCACAGCCGCTTCACCAC of the Algicella marina genome contains:
- the hemP gene encoding hemin uptake protein HemP is translated as MNMNVDRNSTAQARPAHRAEDLTEGFGQASITLGDQVYTLRITKAGKLILTK
- a CDS encoding imelysin family protein, giving the protein MRTLVLSAICLSAGAAASAQTKTEVLNTYADIAQAGYEDSLETAKSLKAAVGNLITDPSAEALQAAKAAWLKSRVPYQQTEVFRFGNAIVDDWEGKVNAWPLDEGLIDYVEGEASSDENDLAMLNVVANDTLTISGNTVDASEITPALLEETLQEADGVEANVATGYHAIEFLLWGQDLNGHESGAGQRKWTDYATGDDCTNDNCDRRGQYLQAATDLLVSDLEWMSAQWIEGGAARTELLANEDAGIAAMLTGMGSLSYGEQAGERMRLGLMLNDPEEEHDCFSDNTHNSHFYDGMGVQNVYLGQYVRADGTMVAGASLSDLVSATDEGLDAEMKSKLATTMMALGRIKTAAEAGYAYDQMLERGNTAGEALVMGGVNGLIDQTATIEKVVGVLGLDTIAFEGSDSLDDPEAVFQ
- a CDS encoding di-heme oxidoredictase family protein, which produces MIIAASVTHADVLFEPHLPIVPRTADEMQRVTSVTRPATDFNRAQKFEERSAGAATVYTKADANAFSHPSANLTFEQELDFKVGNGLFRKIWVSAPSSTLASDGLGPLYNARSCQRCHIKDGRGHPPEADDSNAISMLTKVAVPIVGDDAMAEIEAYIATAPEPTYGSQLQDLSIAGLPSEYRLNVSYEERPVELSGGEVVSLRVPSYTPTDLAYGPLATEAMLSPRVTPQMIGLGLLEAVPAADILAWEDPQDANNDGVSGRANIVFSQVYGAPMLGRFGWKAAAPTIREQSAAAFSNDIGISTRLHPSGWGDCTTAQIDCQSAIHGDGDDRIFEADDLALDLVSFYSRNLGVPARRDVDTPSVLRGKKVFHEAHCATCHRPSFVTHRLEGHLPQSFQLIWPYTDMLLHDMGPGLADGFAEARAMGQEWRTPPLWGIGLTEAVSGHTYFLHDGRARNLVEAILWHGGEAQDARDTFVSLPKVDRDTLIVFLESL